A genome region from Cucumis sativus cultivar 9930 chromosome 4, Cucumber_9930_V3, whole genome shotgun sequence includes the following:
- the LOC101220999 gene encoding two-component response regulator ARR8: MGSSVAAMGMVSDSKFHVLAVDDSVIDRKLIEKLLKTSSYQVTTVDSGSKALEFLGYDPGNSSIPSVSSNHHHHHQEVDVNLVITDYCMPEMTGYDLLKKIKGSTALRNIPVVIMSSENVPARINRCLEEGAEEFFLKPVQLSDVNRLRPHMLKTKLKCDKPERTTEDQPDSSQSQALEQQQQREQEQSRPLLQQIPTSLQDQDQIQSVPLLPTPPQEQEQLQLLPPTPPQQSNNNKRKAMEDGLSPDRTRPRYNGITTMV, encoded by the exons ATGGGATCTTCTGTTGCTGCAATGGGCATGGTTTCCGACTCCAAATTCCATGTTCTTGCCGTTGATGATAGCGTTATTGATAggaaattgattgaaaaactCCTTAAAACCTCCTCTTACCAAG TCACTACGGTTGATTCTGGGAGTAAAGCTTTGGAGTTTTTGGGTTATGACCCTGGAAATAGCTCGATTCCTTCTGTTTCATCTAACCATCACCATCACCATCAg GAAGTGGATGTGAATCTTGTAATTACCGATTACTGTATGCCTGAAATGACTGGCTATgatttgttgaagaagatcaAG GGGTCTACAGCTCTGAGAAACATACCTGTTGTGATTATGTCATCTGAGAATGTGCCTGCTAGAATCAATAG ATGCTTAGAAGAAGGAGCAGAAGAATTCTTCTTGAAACCGGTCCAACTTTCGGACGTCAACAGGCTTAGACCCCACATGTTGAAAACCAAACTCAAATGTGACAAACCAGAAAGAACAACAGAAGACCAACCTGATTCAAGCCAATCTCAAGCACtagaacaacaacaacaacgtGAACAAGAACAATCACGACCGCTACTGCAGCAGATCCCAACATCGCTGCAAGATCAAGATCAGATACAATCTGTACCACTTCTGCCAACACCACCACAGGAGCAAGAACAGTTGCAATTACTCCCTCCAACACCGCCTCAACaatcaaacaacaacaaaaggaaGGCAATGGAAGATGGACTTTCTCCAGATAGAACAAGGCCTAGATACAATGGTATTACCACCATGGTGTAG